The nucleotide window CACAAATACGATATCTTTACCAGcgttttcaaagaattggGCCTTCCTTACACAGAACCTGAAGGAACTTACTTTATTTTGGTCGACTTCTCCAAGGTTAAGATTCCTGAAGGCTATTCATACCCAGAGGAGATCGCCAACAAGGCTAAGGACTTCCGCATTGCATACTGGCTCATCAACGAGCTTGGTGTTGTCGCGATCCCACCAACAGAATTCTACATTAAGGAACATGAGAAGGCTGCAGAGAACTTGCTAAGATTTGCAGTTTGTAAAGACGACCAGTACTTGGAGAAGGCCGTAGATAGACTCAGACTGCTCAAGAACTACTTGTAAAGCTTCTCACCTACTATATATGATACTTAGCTATGGTCACGTGAAGACATATTGTTATAATCGATCGATATCTTAAAAGTTCACTATACTTTAAGGCCAGTCGAATAATTCAAATAGATGGTCGAGACGTGTTTGTATATGTTAGCTATCGATGGGGTATCCTAGATCGCATGtgtatctcttcttttggaTCTTTGGTCTAATAAATAATGTGCTATATGTTGTGATTCTATCTGCTGCTGCGGATATAGTGGGACCGAAACTACCAAAATCACTGGTTCTGTTGGCTGATATTCTGCCAGCATTTATAGTCAAGTTAATCGCACCTTTCTTCATGCACCGATTAAGTTACTCGCGCAGAATTGTGTCACTAATAGTCCTGAGCTGCGTGGGAATGTTTTTGGTATCCTATGGTAAACTATCGGTCTGTCTAGTTGGTATAGTGCTGGCCTCTATATCTTCAGGTTTTGGAGAAGTAACATTCCTGCAATTAACACATTATTACAAAGAGGTTGCTTTAAATGGTTGGTCATCTGGTACCGGAGGTGCTGGATTGTTTGGAAGCGGAATCTATATGCTCTTCACATCTATACTGAATATTCCGGTCTCCATTTCCTTGCTGTGCTTCAGTGTACTACCATTAGGTTTCCTTCTCTACTATAAGCTCGATCAAAGTTCGCAAGAAATGGATCCTTCCAGTGCTGCACCATTCTTAGGAGATACgcaggaagaaattgacgCTCTCGTACTTGCACCGCCAAGTAGCACATCAGCAGTTGTTAAAGAAGATCTCTTGGTCGACATGAAAggcaatttctttgagacTTGCTCCAGGTTGAAAGAGCTCATTGTTCCCTATATGCTGCCATTGACCACCGTGTATCTTTTTGAGTATCTGATCAATCAAGCAGTAGCTCCAACACTATTATTTCCTCTGGATCAGAAACGCATgcctttcttcttccacagATATAGAGACATCTACGTCACGTATGGGACGTTATACCAGCTTGGCGTGTTTGTATCTCGATCTACAGCACATTTGAtaagaatgaagaagctgtaCTTGTTGTCATCCCTCCAAGGCCTTAACTTTATCCTCGTATGCTTGCAGTCATTACTCTACATCGTTTCGTCCCCTTGGCCCATTATGCTGCTGGTATTTTATGAGGGTTTTCTAGGGGGAGCTGCTTATGTCAATACCTTTCTAAATGTCTTGGCTGATGAAGCACCGGAGAAGAGAGAATTCACCCTTGGCACTGTCTCAATAGCAGATTCATTCGGAGTTCTTATAGCCGCCCTTATAGGACTGAAACTTGAACCAACTTTGTGTAGTCACCAAGTTGCCGATGGGAGACCATGGTGTACAATGGAATGATCATCTCTTCTATAATTGTATTGAATACAACCTCCGATTATATACTCATTCTTATCCCTTCTAATAACTCCTCGATGatcttttgattttgatcattGCTTTGAATTGAACTTAATGTTCCGAAACATTGGAGTAAAGTTAATTTATCCTGCCCAGTAACGcctttttcctcttcttcattgaaaatataCAGCTGAAAGCTTTTACGGGCTCCATCGTGgctgttgatgaagttttggTAGTACGGTAACACTATGGAGTCTCTGAAACATCGCAATAGTATGTAATCCATGGAGAGAACATGCTGCATTGAGGTCTCTGTGAATGTCTTATCCAACCAGTACTTCGAACTTGCTCGGAAGCTTTTTTCAAGTGGAATGAACATTGCCATCACCTCGTAATACACTTGCTGATAAAATATTTGCCATATTACGCCAAGTCTCTTGAGCGATGTGTTCATGATGTCTTCATTGGTATAGTTGAACACAATTTGATTCTCCAAGATATACAAAGAAGTAGTCAGAAACTCCTCCACCTCGCCGATAAACTTGACGTGCGGTGACGAGGCCTTGCTTTCCGTCTTCAGGATGATATAGAAACTGAGTAGTCTGTTCATATCCTCGATCTTGACAGGTAATTCCCATATTCGCTTCGATTTGAACAGTTCAAGTGTAATACTACAATGAACGGACCATATATTTTCTTCTAGGACATGCAATTCCTGAGCATGAAAGTTCCTATAGTTCGCCTGAAGCGTTGGTAGGTTCTTTAAAAACTCGTGAAGGAATAATAGATTCGCCATGAAAGAATTATCATCCTGCACCGGTAATAAACCTTTATCATTATGGATGCTCAGGCTGGAAGGGTGAAATGGATATGCAGATTTACCGTCGACAGTGGCATTGTGCATGAATTGGGAAGGCGCCTTATGTCTTGCGTATGAAGAATGTAGAAACTTGCTCAAAGGAGTAGGAACAGCTGCCTCTGGATCATCATTGTGTACTCCTTTATGCTTTCTATGCTTGAAAAGCTTTCTTGCAACGTTTGAAAGCGTACTGGTATTTCTAGGCCTCGGACTCTTGAGTAATGATCCCGACAGGCTCGAAGTACTCTTATTAGTATTAGTTCTAAAAATTCTAGAGCTTCTATCACCAAAAGAGTGGTTATCCTTTGACATTCCAAGTATGGCAGACCGTATTTTATCCTTCGTACTGGATCCACTTGTATGAACACTTTCATTGGAAAGATCTTCCTCTGATCTATGATATTCAGCTCTTTGCGCTAAACTCGATAATGACTCACCACTCTTTTCGGTAGTAAGTGAAGAATCCTCTGGTGAAGCAGTAGATTTCGAGCTGTTCTTCGATCTCCTCTGACCTCCTCCCCCACCTTGGAATATAGATTGGAACCCAACATGGGACCAAGTAGGCGGAATGACTGTATTTTTAGGAGATTTTAAGGTTTCTTCGTCGTCAGGATGGGTCAGAGTCTGTGGAATGATGTCTGAGGAGATACTGTAGAACCTGGTTCTACCCTTTGTTGGTGAGGTTGGATCGGCATTGGGCTCGTTTATAGTCAAATTAGTCGTAGCACTTCTTTTACGGCTCGTCGGTTCACTCATGATTCCATTGGTAACTAAGAGACCTGGTCTTTATCCTTTTGTTTTTATTTACTTTTTACTGCTCATGTCAAGGATCGTTGATCATCGGGGCATATATTAAAGGTCATGAAAATATGTAATGTGCAGTATATGGTTGAGCCTTCACTTATGAAATCTAATCCATTGGTGACGTAATGCAAGGCAACCAAAAATGGCCAGAAACCACTTTTGATCCTTCAGACTGGAGGTTACAGACATTCCAAACAGAACTAGTGAAATGTAGCACACAAGTGACATATCGTTGGACGATGAGATAGTAAAAGCTGTTAAAGCTAGGTTTATCGTAACGCATAATATCTTCTTACTGTGAGCCAGTTTACTCCGTTTGGCGATTGAGGACGACCTTTCTGCGCTTGGATCAACGTATTCTATAGAAtgcttttcaagaagatcgTCCTTTGATGGCACGACTTCGTCCTTGTGTAGAATAGCTATCTCGTTGCTACAAGCTTCCTTCTCAGATTTCTCTTCTGCGGTAGACTCTGATATACTCTCGATCATGGTGACGACCTCGGCTGCTGTCAGTCTCTCATTGACATTCTGTGATAAGAGCAGTTCCATTAGCTCGAAAATCCTGCTATCAATTGGCTTgagatttctttcattgtGCATTTCCATTAAAGCATTCTTGTCGAGAGTGAACATCATGATATTTTGCTTCAATTCTCCAATCTCTAATTGAGATTTAAAAGGCAATTCACCGAAGACGATAAAGTAGCAAATCATACCTAGCGAATACATGTCCGATGCAAAAGTGTATTCGTTGTAATTTGTAGGCTTATGGTGGCCAGTCCCCGGGATAATCACCTCAGGTGCCGTGAACTCTAAAGTTCCCGTAGCTCCAGTTGCTGTTCTAGATTCCCCATCAATCTGACATTCACCTAGATCACCAATGACTATCGTTGGGTTGTATTCCTGGATAACGGATTTTTTAGTATTTTCCTCCAACAGCAAACAGTTGGAAGGTTTGAGATCTCGATGTATGAGACCTATGTCGTGTAATTCTTGAAGCCCTATAGCTATGTCCTTCGTTATTGACAAAATTTGTCCGGTAGAGAGACCTAGAGATTCGTTCGGGTGCTTTCTCTTGTACAAGAAtctcttttttctttcttctggtgatTGTAAATCCTGGAATTTGTGGAACACGTCCTTGAGTATGTAGTCCTCGAGATTGCCTCCACTACAATactgttgaagaatgaaTATGCATGGGATATCCTCCATGGCATCTGGTTCTCGGCCATCCAGCGTCCTTAACAATCCGCATGCAGTGTTCATCTCAAGCCACACATGATTGTAAGTGATTAAATTGACACTGCGATGGGTTAATGAGCTCAATGCCTTCACTTCACGAATacatttttgaaaccaCTCCATGTCGTTACCTATAGgaatctttttcaatgcAAAGATACCCAAATCGATATCTCCGATCTTGTGTACAACCTTGTACACCGATCCACGGGCACCGTTCCCCAGCAGTGATAAagtcttgaagaatttgcGGTAGTATCCTGGTATGAATAGGCTGTCTGGGATAAAATACTGATGTTGAGGTCCCAAAGTCGCTCGACCCTGATCCAAAGAGTAATGCCTATGACTGCTCTCCAGCAGCTTGAAGTATTTACGTGGTAGGTCACTTCTCGAACCAATCGATCTGGCAACCGGTAATTCCTTCATCGACTCATCCTCCTGTAtagattcttcatccacaGGGGAAGCTACACCAACAGCTGGATTGAACTCGGTACCACACTGCGGACATACGAACGATGCAATTGCAGCTGTAGTCTTTTGATCCCACGATGATCCCGATGCAGCGTTCTCTAAATCGAAGACCTGTTGAAAGAACTCCAATGAACCGTTCGATGGATGCACAATTACCAAAGACCTTGATCTCGGATCATCCAGTATCACTGAACCCTCTTTATATGGCACTAAACTCATATTATCATCTAATAAACAGCGATATTAACTGATCAGGATTTTTCTAATTTACTCTATGATGAATAGTATTACAAGCATTAAAACCCTTACTTGCACAATGAGAGAACACTATCACGTGCTAAAGACTAAGCTTATGAGACTTGCAATGATTCTTATAGCAAATGGTCCGCCTATTAGCACTGTAACCGGTTCACTactttctttcttgagCCTTTATTGACTGTGTTTTCAACAAGCGATGCTTTGTAAATCCGGCAAACAACAATTGTTCCTCAAGAAAGTGAATTTTCTCGacttttcaagatcaatCACTACTTTAACATTGAGAGGTCACTACCAAGCTCAAATTTCCTAAAGCCATTCTTCTATGCCCTGGTTTCTAAGCTCTGAACTGATTATTTAGATCAATTCTTACCGAGTCTGAAATTTTTTCCATTTAACGctgagatgagatgagataCGATGAGCATGGAGGAGGATTGATCGCTGTCAGCTTTGATTGTGTCGATGTTTGATCCGCTAGATTTGTATACTGCGGAGGAGGAAAAGCCTTTTAAGATTAGTAGGCTCGTGGAGGAAAGACTTGGGGAAGCTTCTGTTAATTGCCAAAAATATAACGATCAAACTGATGAgaatgaggatgaggattACGAAAGTATACTTCTAGATGTTCTGGACCTTCCCTCTATTCAAATAGCTACGCCGAAGGCTATTCTGTGTGTTTTACTGCTTTTACAGCCTAGTAATCAAGTGaactttgaagttgaagctTTGGAGCAGGATATCTCAGTGGATCGAATTTGCAGCGAAAAATGTATACCTTCTGAGTGTTTAAAGAGGCTTGTAGGCTACTATAACGAATTGTGGAAAAATCATCGCTTGAATACAGCTTCCAAGGTGTGCAGTAGAATACCTATTTTGGCGCAAACGCAGGGCCCTTCGATGCTCAAGTATTATACATCGGTTTTGAaacattttgaaaattcGGACTGCCCATTGCGTGATGAAATCCTCAAGCAGGTGAGCTTGAGAATCGCTGAGAATTGTGGTCGTACCGCTCAACCTGCAATGTCTAGAAAGTTCACATTTGAAGGGCTACCGAGCCCGATTGAGATCTACGAACCCTCATTGACCGCAGACAATTTGGGTTGGAAAACCTGGGGAGCGTCTTTCATTCTGTCTCAAAAACTCATCAACGTGTTGGCTGAGTCTACGTTCAATTTCAAGCCCAGAGTTCTTGAATTAGGTTCCGGAACTGGGCTAGCTGGTATATCATGGTTATGCAAATGGGTTCAGAAATATGGAAATGGACATACCGAGATTTTCTTAACAGATCTGCCGGTCATCGTTGCAAATTTACAAAAGAACGTCGAAGTAAACAAGGTTGAATCTTTTGCAACGGTTAGCGCGCTAGATTGGACAGATCCGACCGATTTTATCAACTCCTACACAGATGATGAGTTTGACATTTTGATCGTATCCGACCCAATCTATTCTCCAAACCATCCAGAGTTAGTTGTCAATATGATAAAGAAATTTCTGTCGTCGCAAGGCCAATGCTACTTAGAGATCCCTTTGAGACCTAGGTATGCTGCCGAGAGGAAACGATTACGACAGCTACTGAGTGATAACGGtttcaagatcatcaaagaggAGGTTGATCAAGGCATGGAAGATTGGGGGATGGTCGACTACTTGTTCCTTGAAATTGTCAAAAAATGCTAATGCTAATTATGAAATGTATATAAATAAGGTTACCTGTCTTTGAAGCATTTAGATTGATGTGTTTTGCACTTTTCGGCATCATCAAAGCCTCGTTGGCAATGAACACAGCTGTATTTCTTCTGATGAGATTTCATATGTTTGttcaagtttgatgattcaCTAAATCTCCTTCCACATATCTTACACTGTAACGGCTTCTCTCCTGTATGCGTTCTGATGTggatcttcaaagaacttgagACTGCAAATCTTTTGCCACAAATGCGACATTCAAATGGTTTTTCTCCTGAATGCGTTCTCTTGTGTTGAGTCAAGGTGTCCTCACTTGAAAAACACTTACCACAATCCTGACATTTGTATGGTTTATAGCCTGAATGAACCTTGAGATGACGTACAAGCTTTTGCCTTTGAGCGAAACGCTTGTCACAACCATGCCAGTGACAGTGATACTCTGATTTGCCCTTCTCTAAGTGTAAAGCTTCCAAGTGTGTGGTTAACGCCGCAGCAGAATCAAACACTTCCGTGCAATCACCCCACTTACACGCAAAATAGGGAATGTTGTCGGAGGATTGTGATTTAGGCTGCGGAATGTTCTGAATTCTGTCCTGTCTTCTCTGTTCCAGCAAAGAACTGTTGTCTGCAATATTCATACCAAAATTGATGCCATGATTGGTATTGATGTGGTTAATCAAAGAGCAAGTATCTTCACCTTCGAATGCGCATGAAACCCAGTTACAGGACGCATCCTCGTCGGCAACGTGATCTTTGAGCATATGCTTCTGtaaatctatcaaattggAGTAGGATTCGGGGCATTGGTCCCATTCACATTTGATTGCATTGTCCTCGTTCTTGAAAGCCCAATTGAACGCAATGGTATTCGACTCCTGTGATATACCAAAACAGTCCACTGACTTAACAGTCGGATTTACCATATTTGAATCCTCGAGTTTCACAGCATTATCGGGA belongs to Torulaspora delbrueckii CBS 1146 chromosome 4, complete genome and includes:
- the YHC3 gene encoding amino acid transporter YHC3 (similar to Saccharomyces cerevisiae YHC3 (YJL059W); ancestral locus Anc_1.322), which produces MGYPRSHVYLFFWIFGLINNVLYVVILSAAADIVGPKLPKSLVLLADILPAFIVKLIAPFFMHRLSYSRRIVSLIVLSCVGMFLVSYGKLSVCLVGIVLASISSGFGEVTFLQLTHYYKEVALNGWSSGTGGAGLFGSGIYMLFTSILNIPVSISLLCFSVLPLGFLLYYKLDQSSQEMDPSSAAPFLGDTQEEIDALVLAPPSSTSAVVKEDLLVDMKGNFFETCSRLKELIVPYMLPLTTVYLFEYLINQAVAPTLLFPLDQKRMPFFFHRYRDIYVTYGTLYQLGVFVSRSTAHLIRMKKLYLLSSLQGLNFILVCLQSLLYIVSSPWPIMLLVFYEGFLGGAAYVNTFLNVLADEAPEKREFTLGTVSIADSFGVLIAALIGLKLEPTLCSHQVADGRPWCTME
- the BIT61 gene encoding Bit61p (similar to Saccharomyces cerevisiae YBR270C and BIT61 (YJL058C); ancestral locus Anc_1.323), with translation MSEPTSRKRSATTNLTINEPNADPTSPTKGRTRFYSISSDIIPQTLTHPDDEETLKSPKNTVIPPTWSHVGFQSIFQGGGGGQRRSKNSSKSTASPEDSSLTTEKSGESLSSLAQRAEYHRSEEDLSNESVHTSGSSTKDKIRSAILGMSKDNHSFGDRSSRIFRTNTNKSTSSLSGSLLKSPRPRNTSTLSNVARKLFKHRKHKGVHNDDPEAAVPTPLSKFLHSSYARHKAPSQFMHNATVDGKSAYPFHPSSLSIHNDKGLLPVQDDNSFMANLLFLHEFLKNLPTLQANYRNFHAQELHVLEENIWSVHCSITLELFKSKRIWELPVKIEDMNRLLSFYIILKTESKASSPHVKFIGEVEEFLTTSLYILENQIVFNYTNEDIMNTSLKRLGVIWQIFYQQVYYEVMAMFIPLEKSFRASSKYWLDKTFTETSMQHVLSMDYILLRCFRDSIVLPYYQNFINSHDGARKSFQLYIFNEEEEKGVTGQDKLTLLQCFGTLSSIQSNDQNQKIIEELLEGIRMSI
- the IKS1 gene encoding protein kinase IKS1 (similar to Saccharomyces cerevisiae IKS1 (YJL057C); ancestral locus Anc_1.324), with the translated sequence MSLVPYKEGSVILDDPRSRSLVIVHPSNGSLEFFQQVFDLENAASGSSWDQKTTAAIASFVCPQCGTEFNPAVGVASPVDEESIQEDESMKELPVARSIGSRSDLPRKYFKLLESSHRHYSLDQGRATLGPQHQYFIPDSLFIPGYYRKFFKTLSLLGNGARGSVYKVVHKIGDIDLGIFALKKIPIGNDMEWFQKCIREVKALSSLTHRSVNLITYNHVWLEMNTACGLLRTLDGREPDAMEDIPCIFILQQYCSGGNLEDYILKDVFHKFQDLQSPEERKKRFLYKRKHPNESLGLSTGQILSITKDIAIGLQELHDIGLIHRDLKPSNCLLLEENTKKSVIQEYNPTIVIGDLGECQIDGESRTATGATGTLEFTAPEVIIPGTGHHKPTNYNEYTFASDMYSLGMICYFIVFGELPFKSQLEIGELKQNIMMFTLDKNALMEMHNERNLKPIDSRIFELMELLLSQNVNERLTAAEVVTMIESISESTAEEKSEKEACSNEIAILHKDEVVPSKDDLLEKHSIEYVDPSAERSSSIAKRSKLAHSKKILCVTINLALTAFTISSSNDMSLVCYISLVLFGMSVTSSLKDQKWFLAIFGCLALRHQWIRFHK
- the EFM2 gene encoding S-adenosylmethionine-dependent methyltransferase (similar to Saccharomyces cerevisiae YBR271W; ancestral locus Anc_1.325) — protein: MFDPLDLYTAEEEKPFKISRLVEERLGEASVNCQKYNDQTDENEDEDYESILLDVLDLPSIQIATPKAILCVLLLLQPSNQVNFEVEALEQDISVDRICSEKCIPSECLKRLVGYYNELWKNHRLNTASKVCSRIPILAQTQGPSMLKYYTSVLKHFENSDCPLRDEILKQVSLRIAENCGRTAQPAMSRKFTFEGLPSPIEIYEPSLTADNLGWKTWGASFILSQKLINVLAESTFNFKPRVLELGSGTGLAGISWLCKWVQKYGNGHTEIFLTDLPVIVANLQKNVEVNKVESFATVSALDWTDPTDFINSYTDDEFDILIVSDPIYSPNHPELVVNMIKKFLSSQGQCYLEIPLRPRYAAERKRLRQLLSDNGFKIIKEEVDQGMEDWGMVDYLFLEIVKKC